The following are from one region of the Nicotiana tabacum cultivar K326 chromosome 3, ASM71507v2, whole genome shotgun sequence genome:
- the LOC107773064 gene encoding uncharacterized protein LOC107773064: MGSYQLIREKNDARLSRDLEQGDMQVEAELRSITSDAQRDNNDHVELAALTSPNLFTNTLPISGSSPKTSGDGRLVSLDVFRGITVALMIFVEYAGGLYPAVNHSPWNGLSLADFVMPFFLFIVGLSLGLAYKNLRCRLTATRKAIYRALKLFIIGLFLQGGYFHGLKNLTYGVDIENIRWMGILQRIAISFLVAAMCEIWLKGRDNSEVNSGKSLLKKYHKQWAIAIIVTVVYLSLFYGLYVNDWEYQLPTDITKTFSVKCGVRGDTGPACNAVGMIDRKLFGIQHLYTRPIYGRLKECSVNSPDYGPLPLDAPSWCQAPFDPEGVLSSLMAIVTCFIGLHYGHIIVHFKNHKVRIQQWLIPSYCLVLLGVICDYFGMHLNKVLYSFSYMCVTAGAAGFLFTAVYVMVDVLGYRCWTTVLKWMGTNALLIYVLVSCNILPVILQGFYWTQPENNILTLIGVGHTK; encoded by the coding sequence atgggaTCTTATCAATTAATCAGAGAGAAGAATGATGCAAGATTAAGTCGTGATCTAGAACAAGGGGATATGCAAGTTGAAGCAGAGTTAAGAAGTATTACAAGCGATGCACAAAGGGACAATAATGATCATGTGGAATTGGCAGCTTTGACATCTCCAAATTTGTTCACAAATACATTGCCAATATCAGGCAGCAGCCCTAAGACTAGTGGAGATGGTCGCCTTGTTTCTCTTGACGTTTTTCGCGGTATCACTGTTGCATTAATGATATTTGTAGAATACGCTGGTGGACTTTATCCCGCTGTTAATCATTCACCTTGGAATGGTTTAAGCCTAGCAGATTTTGTCATGCCATTTTTCCTCTTTATTGTTGGACTCTCTCTTGGACTTGCATACAAGAACTTGCGCTGTAGACTGACCGCGACTAGAAAAGCAATATATCGTGCACTTAAGCTTTTCATTATTGGACTTTTTCTTCAAGGAGGCTATTTTCATGGTCTCAAAAATCTAACTTATGGTGTGGACATTGAGAATATTAGATGGATGGGTATATTGCAGAGAATTGCAATTTCATTTTTGGTGGCAGCAATGTGTGAAATTTGGCTTAAGGGACGTGATAATAGTGAAGTCAATTCAGGGAAATCTTTGCTGAAGAAATACCATAAACAATGGGCCATCGCTATAATCGTTACTGTTGTATACCTATCTTTGTTCTACGGTTTATATGTTAATGATTGGGAGTATCAGTTGCCAACGGACATAACAAAGACATTCTCAGTAAAATGTGGTGTACGGGGAGATACGGGGCCAGCATGTAACGCTGTTGGAATGATTGATCGAAAACTATTTGGTATTCAACACTTATATACAAGGCCAATTTATGGACGATTAAAAGAATGTAGTGTCAATTCCCCTGACTATGGTCCCCTGCCTCTAGATGCTCCATCATGGTGTCAAGCTCCTTTCGATCCAGAAGGCGTTCTGAGCTCATTAATGGCGATTGTAACTTGCTTCATTGGTTTGCATTACGGGCACATTATAGTCCATTTCAAGAATCATAAAGTTAGAATTCAACAATGGTTGATACCATCCTATTGTCTTGTGCTGTTGGGTGTAATATGTGACTACTTCGGGATGCATTTAAACAAGGTTTTGTACTCTTTTAGTTATATGTGTGTTACTGCTGGTGCAGCTGGATTTCTCTTCACTGCAGTCTATGTGATGGTTGATGTATTGGGTTATAGGTGCTGGACTACAGTGCTGAAATGGATGGGAACAAATGCATTGCTGATCTACGTTCTTGTATCCTGCAACATTCTGCCGGTTATTTTGCAAGGGTTTTATTGGACGCAGCCTGAAAATAACATTCTCACATTGATTGGTGTCGGACACACCAAGTAG